A single Orcinus orca chromosome 2, mOrcOrc1.1, whole genome shotgun sequence DNA region contains:
- the TMEM253 gene encoding transmembrane protein 253, which yields MEERAGQREQDRPSLQDRPSLRLEKLQHWARHRQSGHLLVLAVSQLWLAVAVVPFAISVACLNSACHMATALPLGPGVMGLLTGIVTLELRRAPRLWKVHAMMLFNTFNLILGFIALVVEVAKTALMSAPTVPSQLAGLLVLELSAEAFTLGGVLVSAYSLFLLSQRKPGCCWSQNLHYQELQEGLSELEEVPDLETGPTVASRANRTNE from the exons atggaggagagagcTGGTCAGCGAGAGCAAGACAGACCCAGCCTTCAAGACCGACCCAGCCTTCGTCTGGAAAAGCTACAGCACTGGGCCAGGCACAGGCAGAGTGGGCACCTCTTGGTGCTGGCG GTGAGCCAGCTATGGCTGGCAGTGGCTGTGGTGCCCTTTGCTATCTCAGTTGCCTGCCTGAACTCTGCTTGTCACATGGCCACAGCACTGCCACTTGGGCCTGGCGTAATG GGTCTCCTCACTGGGATTGTAACCCTTGAGCTGCGCAGAGCACCCCGTCTCTGGAAG GTGCACGCCATGATGCTGTTCAACACCTTCAATCTGATCTTGGGCTTCATCGCGTTGGTGGTCGAAGTGGCGAAGACAGCCTTGATGTCTGCCCCAACTGTCCCCTCCCAG CTAGCCGGTTTGCTGGTGCTGGAGCTCAGTGCTGAGGCCTTCACCCTAGGCGGAGTGCTGGTCTCAGCATACTCCCTGTTCCTGCTGAGCCAGAGGAAGCCAGGATGCTGCTGGAGCCAGAATCTGCACTACCAGGAGCTGCAGGAG GGTCTCTCAGAATTAGAGGAAGTTCCTGATTTGGAGACTGGTCCCACGGTGGCTAGCAGAGCAAACAGAACAAATGAGTGA